One Streptomyces formicae genomic window, TACGACACGCCTGGCCGCGGCACTCGTCCTGGCCGCCCTCGTCGCCACGGCCTGCGGCAAGGAGGGCAGCCCGCCGACCAAGGGCCCCGCCGCGGAGGAGCTCCCCACCTACCAGGTGGCGAAGGGCTTCCAGCTGCCCGGCTCCGGGACGTGGAAGAAGGCCCGCAGCCGGGGCCGCTTCGTCGTCGGGGCCAAGGAGGACCAGCCCTACCTCGGCGAGAAGGACCCGGCCACCGGCAGGTACTCCGGCTTCGACATCGAGATCGCCAAGATGGTCTCGGCCTCGCTCGGCCTCGACCCCCACAAGATCGAGTTCAAGACCATCGCGTCGGCGAACCGCGAGACCGCCCTGCAGAACGGGCAGATCGACTACTACGTAGGCACCTACACGATCAACGACAACCGCAAGAAGCTCGTCGGCTTCGGCGGCCCGTACTACATGGCGGGCCAGGGACTGCTCGTGCGGCACGACGAGGAGGACATCAAGGGGCCCGGCGACCTGGCGGGCAAGCGCGTCTGCTCGGCGGCCGGATCCACCCCCTACCAGCGGATCCAGAAGGACTACCCGAAGGCCACCCTCGTCGCGTACGACACCTACTCGGTCTGCGTCGACAACCTGCTGACCTACCAGGTCGACGCCGTCACCACCGACGACGCGATCCTGATCGGCTACGCGGCCAAGGTGCCGGACGAACTCAAGGTGGTCGGCAAGCCGTTCTCCGAGGAGCCCTACGGCATCGGCGTCCCCAAGGGCGACAACGACCTGCGGTTCGCCGTCGACGACGCGCTCGCGGCCCGCGAGAAGGACGGCGACTGGAAGAAGGCGTACGACGCCACGCTCGGCCTCTCCGGAGTCCCCGCGCCGAAGCCGCCCGCCATCGACCGCTACCCGGCGAGCTGAGGAGGCGTCGTGGACGTACTGACAGACAATTTCTCCACGTTCGGCGAAGGCTTCATCGGCACCGTCGAACTCACCGTCTACGCCTCGGTCCTCGCGCTCGTGCTCGGCTTCGTCATGGCGTCCTTCCGGGTCGCGCCCGTCGGATCCTTCCGGGCGTTCGGCACGGTGTGGGTGACGGTCCTGCGCAACACGCCGCTCACCCTGCTCTTCTTCGCGGTGCTGCTCGGCCTGCCGCGCTTCGGACTGGTGCTGCCCTTCAAGGTGTTCGCGGTGCTCGCGCTCGGCTGCTACACCTCCGCCTTCATCTGCGAGGCGATCCGCTCGGGCATCAACACCGTGCCCAAGGGACAGGGCGAGGCGGCCCGCAGCCTGGGCATGTCCTTCGGACAGACGCTGTCCATGGTCGTGCTGCCGCAGGCGTTCCGCTCCGTCATCGCGCCGGTCGGCTCCAATCTCATCGCGCTCGCCAAGAACTCGGCGATCGCGGGCGCGTTCAGCGTCACCGAGCTGCTCGGCACGTACAAGACGCTCAGCGAGCTGGGCTACAACATCGTCTGGACCTTCGTCTGGATCGCCCTCGGCTACCTCATCATCACCCTCGCCATCAGCGCGATCTTCCATGTCCTCGAAAAGCGCTGGGGAGTCGCCCGATGAAAGCCCTCTCCCACGATTCGACCGCCCTCTACGACGTCCCCGGGCCCAAGACCGTACGGCGGCACAAGCTCTACGGACTGCTCTCCACCCTGGTCGTCCTCGGGCTCGTCGCCTGGATCCTGTACCTGCTCTTCGACACCGACCAGTTCACGGCGACGAAGTGGACGCCCTTCGAGTACAAGGGCATCCAGGAACTGCTCCTGCGCGGCCTCGGCAACACGCTCAAGGCCTTCGCGATCTCCGCGGTCCTCGCCCTCGCCCTCGGCGGACTGCTCGCCATGGGGCGGCTCTCCGACCACAGGCCCGTGCGCTGGGTGGCCACGCTCCTCGTGGAGTTCTTCCGGGCGATGCCGGTCCTGGTGATGATCTTCTTCGTCTTCGTGGCGCTGAAGGTCCAGCCGCTGCCCGCACTTGTCGCCGGACTCACGCTCTACAACGGTTCGGTGCTCGCCGAGGTCTTCCGATCCGGCGTCAACTCCGTCGAGAGGGGGCAGCGGGAGGCGGCCTACGCGCTCGGCATGCGCAAGACACAGGTCATGTCGCACGTCCTGGTGCCGCAGGCCGTGCGCGCGATGTTGCCCGCCATCATCAGTCAGTTGGTGGTGGCCCTGAAGGACACGTCGCTCGGTTATCTGATCACCTATGAGGAGTTCCTCCATGCCGGGAAGCTCATCGCGTCGAATCTCGACTACGATTTGCCGTTCATCCCCGTAGTCATGGTGATCTCACCGATCTACATCGGGATGTGCATGTTGCTGTCGTGGTTCGCCCAGTGGGTGTCCAGGCGTCAGCAGCGCAATCCCAAGACCGAGGCCGCGGACGTCGCCCCGGCCGAACC contains:
- a CDS encoding amino acid ABC transporter permease, with amino-acid sequence MKALSHDSTALYDVPGPKTVRRHKLYGLLSTLVVLGLVAWILYLLFDTDQFTATKWTPFEYKGIQELLLRGLGNTLKAFAISAVLALALGGLLAMGRLSDHRPVRWVATLLVEFFRAMPVLVMIFFVFVALKVQPLPALVAGLTLYNGSVLAEVFRSGVNSVERGQREAAYALGMRKTQVMSHVLVPQAVRAMLPAIISQLVVALKDTSLGYLITYEEFLHAGKLIASNLDYDLPFIPVVMVISPIYIGMCMLLSWFAQWVSRRQQRNPKTEAADVAPAEPGTLLPGTQ
- a CDS encoding amino acid ABC transporter permease, whose protein sequence is MDVLTDNFSTFGEGFIGTVELTVYASVLALVLGFVMASFRVAPVGSFRAFGTVWVTVLRNTPLTLLFFAVLLGLPRFGLVLPFKVFAVLALGCYTSAFICEAIRSGINTVPKGQGEAARSLGMSFGQTLSMVVLPQAFRSVIAPVGSNLIALAKNSAIAGAFSVTELLGTYKTLSELGYNIVWTFVWIALGYLIITLAISAIFHVLEKRWGVAR
- a CDS encoding glutamate ABC transporter substrate-binding protein, encoding MTRTTRLAAALVLAALVATACGKEGSPPTKGPAAEELPTYQVAKGFQLPGSGTWKKARSRGRFVVGAKEDQPYLGEKDPATGRYSGFDIEIAKMVSASLGLDPHKIEFKTIASANRETALQNGQIDYYVGTYTINDNRKKLVGFGGPYYMAGQGLLVRHDEEDIKGPGDLAGKRVCSAAGSTPYQRIQKDYPKATLVAYDTYSVCVDNLLTYQVDAVTTDDAILIGYAAKVPDELKVVGKPFSEEPYGIGVPKGDNDLRFAVDDALAAREKDGDWKKAYDATLGLSGVPAPKPPAIDRYPAS